A genomic window from Winogradskyella sp. J14-2 includes:
- a CDS encoding GNAT family N-acetyltransferase, translating to MKNSFETQRLRVRPITLEDAPFILELMNTPKWVKFIGDRNVKSIEAAEAYITEKALPQIATHGYGNNVIIRKSDNVKLGTCGVYHREGIEIPDIGFAFLPSNEGKDYAFEAASKLVEIIKDNYSLAELSAYTLEENLSSRKLLERLGFTLKGIGTLPTSDEELLHYYRKL from the coding sequence GTGAAAAATTCATTCGAAACACAAAGACTTCGTGTTAGACCAATAACTCTAGAAGACGCACCATTTATTTTAGAATTAATGAATACTCCAAAATGGGTAAAATTTATTGGCGACAGAAATGTAAAAAGCATTGAAGCTGCAGAAGCTTATATTACAGAAAAAGCATTACCGCAAATAGCTACTCACGGTTATGGCAACAATGTTATTATTAGAAAATCTGATAACGTAAAACTCGGTACTTGCGGAGTTTACCATAGAGAAGGTATAGAAATACCAGATATTGGCTTTGCGTTTTTACCATCTAACGAAGGAAAAGATTACGCGTTCGAAGCAGCATCAAAACTTGTAGAAATAATTAAAGACAATTATAGTCTGGCAGAACTAAGTGCCTATACTTTAGAAGAAAATCTATCCTCAAGAAAACTGCTAGAGCGTTTAGGCTTTACACTAAAAGGCATCGGAACATTGCCTACTTCTGATGAAGAATTGTTGCATTATTACAGGAAACTATAG
- a CDS encoding T9SS type A sorting domain-containing protein — MRRSRCFILLLALSFLGINAQQFTLETSLDATVNETSGLLYINNILITHNDSANTNQLFDIDISTGNVTRTVTITNATNVDWEDLTQDGTYIYIGDFGNYQGDRADLKVYRIAISDYLNNTSITADVINFSYADQTDFTTSPFATNFDAESLIHYNNSLYVFTRNWLDGNTNIYQLPKTPGSHSISMVDSITAGGLVSGATFNATSNEIIMTGFDGNGAFLIELSGFNSGLFSNGTVTKTSIAVPENYSFQIEGIYPLNANEYFITAEETGALQSALYSFNTSTLSLDETELTPISFYPNPARTQITLSEDSLQTKIYNITGQLVKTSNKKNIDVSDLTSGIYLITIEAAFEKNTIRSRLLIE, encoded by the coding sequence ATGAGACGTTCGCGCTGTTTTATTCTGCTTTTGGCTTTATCTTTTTTAGGTATCAATGCGCAACAGTTTACTTTAGAAACTTCATTAGACGCAACCGTCAATGAAACCTCAGGATTATTGTACATTAACAATATATTGATTACGCATAACGACAGTGCAAATACCAATCAACTTTTTGATATAGATATTTCTACAGGAAATGTAACCCGAACAGTAACCATTACCAATGCTACGAATGTTGATTGGGAAGATCTTACGCAAGATGGTACCTACATTTATATTGGCGATTTTGGTAATTACCAAGGGGACAGAGCTGATTTGAAGGTATACAGAATTGCTATTTCAGATTATTTGAATAACACGTCTATTACTGCAGATGTCATTAACTTTAGCTATGCAGACCAAACAGATTTTACAACAAGTCCGTTTGCTACCAATTTTGATGCAGAAAGTTTAATACATTATAATAACAGTCTTTATGTATTTACCAGAAATTGGCTAGATGGCAACACCAACATTTACCAATTACCTAAAACACCTGGCTCACATAGCATTTCTATGGTTGATAGTATTACAGCTGGCGGTTTGGTATCTGGTGCAACATTCAACGCAACAAGTAACGAAATTATTATGACTGGATTTGATGGTAATGGCGCATTTTTAATTGAATTAAGCGGATTTAACTCTGGGCTATTTTCTAACGGAACAGTTACAAAAACATCTATTGCTGTACCAGAAAATTATTCGTTTCAGATTGAAGGTATATATCCTCTTAACGCAAACGAGTATTTCATAACAGCTGAAGAAACTGGTGCACTTCAATCAGCTTTGTATAGTTTTAATACCTCTACCCTTTCTTTAGATGAAACTGAATTAACACCAATTTCATTTTATCCAAATCCGGCTAGAACACAAATTACATTGAGCGAGGATAGTCTTCAAACTAAAATTTATAATATAACTGGTCAATTGGTAAAAACATCAAACAAAAAAAACATTGATGTTTCAGATTTAACTTCTGGAATATATCTTATAACTATTGAAGCTGCTTTTGAAAAAAATACAATAAGAAGCCGTTTGCTAATAGAGTAA
- the holA gene encoding DNA polymerase III subunit delta, protein MDEVKALVADIKKGQIKPIYFLMGEEAYYIDKISDFIEDNLLDEAEKGFNQMVLYGRDVTIDDIVSNAKRYPMMAERQVVIVKEAQDLSRTIEKLASYAENPQPTTVLVINYKYKKIDKRKALYKAINKNGSVVFESKKLYDNQVPDWIRRVLKGQGYDISPKAAQMLVEFLGTDLSKVNNELNKLKIVLPKGTQITPEHIEENIGISKDYNNFELRKAVGARDIVKAQRIAKYFGDNPKDNPMVVTVGLLFNFFSQLLHLHGMTDKNPRSVASALRVNPYFVNEYLTAARNYPMKKVSAVVALLREFDVKGKGVGANAVPQGDLLKELLVRIMG, encoded by the coding sequence TTGGACGAGGTAAAAGCATTAGTAGCAGACATAAAAAAAGGACAAATTAAACCCATCTATTTTTTAATGGGTGAGGAGGCATACTACATTGATAAGATTTCAGATTTTATTGAAGATAATCTTTTGGATGAAGCCGAAAAAGGGTTTAACCAAATGGTGCTTTATGGAAGAGATGTTACTATAGACGATATCGTAAGTAATGCCAAGCGTTATCCTATGATGGCAGAGCGTCAAGTAGTTATTGTTAAAGAAGCGCAAGACCTTAGTCGTACCATAGAAAAGCTAGCATCGTATGCCGAAAACCCACAACCAACAACGGTTTTGGTTATTAATTATAAGTATAAAAAAATTGATAAACGCAAAGCGTTATACAAGGCAATAAACAAAAACGGTAGTGTAGTTTTTGAAAGCAAAAAACTCTATGATAATCAGGTTCCGGATTGGATAAGACGTGTTCTAAAAGGACAAGGTTATGATATTTCGCCAAAAGCAGCGCAAATGCTGGTTGAGTTTTTAGGAACCGATTTAAGTAAAGTAAATAATGAGCTCAATAAGCTAAAAATTGTTTTACCAAAAGGCACACAGATTACACCAGAGCATATTGAAGAAAATATAGGAATAAGTAAAGATTATAATAATTTTGAACTTCGGAAAGCTGTGGGTGCCAGAGATATTGTTAAAGCACAGCGTATTGCAAAGTATTTTGGTGATAATCCTAAGGACAATCCTATGGTGGTAACTGTAGGGCTGTTGTTTAATTTCTTTTCACAGTTGTTACATCTTCACGGCATGACAGACAAAAATCCAAGAAGTGTAGCTTCGGCATTAAGGGTTAATCCTTATTTTGTTAATGAGTACCTTACAGCAGCTCGCAATTACCCAATGAAAAAAGTAAGTGCAGTGGTTGCTTTACTTAGGGAATTTGACGTTAAAGGCAAAGGTGTTGGTGCCAATGCAGTACCACAAGGCGACTTACTTAAAGAGTTATTGGTAAGAATAATGGGTTAA
- a CDS encoding type I restriction enzyme HsdR N-terminal domain-containing protein, translated as MQKLNFPQFEYRFKSTENKISIFDVIRKKFIILQPEEWVRQHCVHYLINEKKYPKSLINVEKELNINGLKKRYDIVIFNPDGSILLIVECKSHDITINQNTFDQIARYNLALNAEFLMVTNGINHYYCQMDTEAERYQFLRDIPNYKKA; from the coding sequence GTGCAAAAACTCAACTTTCCACAGTTTGAATACCGATTCAAAAGTACAGAAAATAAAATTTCTATTTTTGATGTCATTCGGAAAAAATTTATCATTCTTCAACCAGAAGAATGGGTAAGGCAGCATTGTGTACATTATCTCATCAACGAAAAGAAATACCCTAAATCTTTGATTAATGTTGAAAAGGAGTTAAACATTAATGGCTTAAAGAAACGCTACGATATTGTAATTTTTAATCCCGATGGTAGTATTCTTCTTATTGTTGAATGCAAATCGCACGACATTACCATAAATCAAAATACTTTTGACCAAATTGCACGTTATAATTTAGCGTTAAATGCCGAATTCCTCATGGTAACAAATGGCATAAATCATTATTATTGCCAAATGGATACTGAAGCGGAGCGTTATCAGTTTTTAAGAGATATTCCTAACTATAAAAAGGCATAA
- a CDS encoding glycosyltransferase family 2 protein, with amino-acid sequence MYSDKDIAIVILNWNGKALLEQFLPSVLKYSEDAKIYVADNASTDNSVEFLKTSFPEVSIIQNSENSGYAKGYNDALKHVSEPLLCLLNSDIEVTENWLNGILTAFNSEVKPDILQPKILDYKNKSKFEYAGAAGGFIDKYGYPFCRGRIFNSIEEDKGQYNDITDIFWASGACFFIKNEVFKTLNGFDESYFAHMEEIDLCWRAFNSNFKTKYVGTSTVYHVGGATLNNSNPKKTYLNFRNSLITLVKNTNSNVFSKAIMRMLLDGVAGVMFLLRLKPAHFIAILKAHGSFYLNLSNVLKKRKTLKKRPNYYQTSSIVWSYFVKRKQTF; translated from the coding sequence ATGTACAGCGACAAGGATATAGCAATTGTTATTTTAAACTGGAATGGAAAAGCGCTACTAGAGCAATTTTTACCTTCGGTTTTGAAATATTCTGAAGATGCTAAAATTTATGTTGCAGATAATGCCTCTACCGATAATTCTGTTGAATTTTTAAAAACGTCTTTTCCAGAGGTTAGTATTATTCAAAATTCTGAAAATAGCGGTTATGCCAAAGGTTATAACGACGCTTTAAAACATGTTTCTGAACCACTACTCTGCCTTCTAAATAGCGATATCGAAGTTACTGAGAATTGGCTCAATGGAATTCTAACAGCTTTCAATTCTGAAGTAAAACCAGACATCCTTCAACCAAAAATATTAGACTACAAAAACAAGTCTAAATTTGAATATGCTGGTGCTGCAGGTGGCTTCATAGACAAATATGGTTATCCGTTTTGTAGAGGTCGCATATTTAACAGCATCGAGGAAGATAAAGGACAATACAATGATATCACAGATATTTTTTGGGCTTCTGGCGCTTGTTTTTTTATAAAGAACGAAGTTTTTAAAACTTTAAACGGTTTTGACGAAAGCTATTTTGCACACATGGAAGAAATAGATTTGTGCTGGCGCGCATTCAATAGTAATTTTAAAACAAAATATGTTGGTACATCCACAGTGTATCATGTTGGTGGCGCAACCTTAAATAATTCCAACCCTAAAAAGACATACCTCAACTTTAGAAACAGTCTTATAACGCTAGTTAAAAACACTAACAGTAATGTGTTTTCTAAGGCTATAATGAGAATGCTTTTAGATGGTGTTGCAGGTGTTATGTTTTTACTGCGATTAAAACCTGCTCACTTCATTGCTATCTTAAAAGCTCATGGTTCTTTTTATCTCAATTTGAGTAATGTTTTAAAGAAACGTAAAACACTCAAAAAACGTCCTAATTATTACCAAACCTCTTCAATTGTTTGGTCTTATTTTGTAAAGAGAAAACAAACGTTTTAA
- a CDS encoding flagellar motor protein MotB, producing MKKLMLLSVCSMVLLASCVSKKEYAALEAKQQETQDLLNSATVKLNKCLSDAAAANARVETMKDQLADLRKANQDLIDTKGNLTTLTQKGAENLEKSLESLKEKDLKISRLQDALTKKDSVTLAIVTSLKKEVGINDPDIEINVEKGVVFISIADKLLFKSGSYNVTDRAKEILGKVAKVIKSKPNFEAMVESHTDNVPYNKPPLLDNWDLSVKRATSVVRVLESLDVNPQKLIAAGRSYHVPLVENDTAENRAKNRRTRIIVLPKIDEFYEMIEEEMKNLSAGN from the coding sequence ATGAAAAAACTAATGTTATTAAGTGTTTGCTCAATGGTGTTGCTTGCATCTTGCGTATCGAAGAAAGAATATGCAGCGCTTGAGGCAAAACAACAAGAAACACAAGATTTACTTAACAGTGCTACTGTAAAATTAAATAAATGTCTATCTGATGCTGCTGCTGCAAACGCCAGAGTGGAAACCATGAAAGACCAGTTGGCAGATTTACGTAAAGCTAACCAAGATTTAATAGATACTAAAGGGAACCTAACAACCTTAACTCAAAAAGGCGCTGAAAACCTTGAGAAATCTTTAGAAAGCTTAAAAGAAAAAGATTTAAAGATTTCTCGCTTACAAGATGCCTTAACTAAAAAGGATAGTGTGACACTAGCAATAGTTACCAGCTTAAAGAAAGAGGTTGGTATTAACGATCCAGACATTGAAATTAATGTAGAGAAAGGTGTTGTTTTTATCTCTATTGCTGATAAATTATTATTTAAAAGCGGTAGCTACAATGTAACTGACAGAGCCAAAGAAATTTTAGGTAAAGTTGCTAAAGTTATTAAGAGCAAGCCAAATTTTGAAGCTATGGTAGAATCGCATACCGATAACGTACCTTACAATAAACCTCCACTATTAGATAACTGGGATCTTAGTGTAAAACGTGCAACATCTGTAGTACGTGTATTAGAAAGCTTAGATGTAAATCCACAAAAATTAATTGCGGCTGGTCGTAGTTATCACGTACCGTTAGTAGAAAATGATACTGCTGAAAACAGAGCTAAAAATAGAAGAACCCGAATAATCGTTCTTCCAAAAATTGATGAATTCTACGAAATGATTGAAGAAGAAATGAAAAATCTTTCTGCAGGAAATTAA
- a CDS encoding AMP-binding protein has product MTPNYDKVHNRFKLNGLHYDHEALKEVAYSFIKEGAPYEKATGNFLIDWLNDKDFIEVKTSGSTGIPKLIKLKKQAMVNSAIATGDFFGLEPGNTAIDCLPSHYIAGKMMLVRAMILGLELDHVEPSAHPMFDYEKHYNFCAMIPLQLKHTLKYTNNIETLIIGGSKVTRPLIERIKTCNSKFFETYGMTETVTHVAVRQLPSKASKGEKYFSAIPNVTFSQDERQCLVINASNLVEESLVTNDIVDLKSETSFQLLGRFDNVINSGGVKLFPEQIEDKLQPAIDERFIVAGEEDETLGERLVLIVENPRDSADSIANRIRFIKGLTKFEVPKHIYTTDKFVETVNGKIQRAKTIESVLG; this is encoded by the coding sequence ATGACACCAAATTACGATAAAGTTCATAATCGTTTTAAGCTAAACGGATTACATTATGATCACGAAGCGTTAAAAGAGGTAGCTTACAGTTTTATAAAAGAGGGAGCGCCATACGAAAAAGCTACAGGAAACTTCTTAATAGACTGGCTCAATGATAAAGATTTCATAGAAGTAAAAACTTCGGGATCTACAGGCATACCAAAGCTTATAAAATTAAAAAAACAAGCTATGGTAAATTCTGCTATTGCTACAGGCGATTTCTTTGGTCTAGAACCAGGTAATACAGCTATAGACTGTTTGCCAAGTCACTATATAGCAGGTAAAATGATGCTAGTTAGAGCTATGATTTTAGGTCTAGAGTTAGATCATGTAGAACCAAGTGCACATCCAATGTTTGATTATGAAAAACATTATAATTTTTGTGCTATGATTCCCTTACAGTTAAAACATACCTTAAAATACACAAACAATATTGAAACACTAATTATTGGTGGCTCTAAAGTTACGCGTCCTTTAATAGAACGTATTAAAACGTGTAATTCAAAGTTTTTTGAAACTTATGGCATGACTGAGACAGTAACACATGTTGCGGTGAGGCAACTTCCGTCTAAAGCGTCTAAAGGCGAGAAATACTTTAGTGCAATTCCTAATGTAACGTTCTCTCAAGATGAGAGGCAGTGTTTGGTAATTAATGCCTCTAATTTAGTTGAAGAATCATTAGTGACTAATGATATTGTAGATTTAAAATCTGAAACTAGTTTTCAGTTATTGGGCCGTTTTGATAATGTTATCAACTCTGGTGGAGTTAAATTATTCCCAGAACAGATAGAAGATAAGTTACAGCCTGCTATTGATGAGCGTTTTATTGTTGCAGGGGAAGAAGATGAAACTTTAGGTGAACGTTTAGTTTTAATAGTAGAAAACCCAAGAGATTCTGCTGATAGTATAGCCAACAGAATACGTTTTATTAAAGGCTTAACTAAGTTTGAAGTCCCTAAACATATATATACAACTGACAAATTTGTAGAAACTGTTAATGGAAAAATACAACGCGCCAAAACTATAGAGTCTGTTTTAGGATAG
- a CDS encoding CPBP family intramembrane glutamic endopeptidase — MNYIQQAYKGQRELWMFILTTILVAGIFIGNFIAYLYTDPADLEAAYQMMKSIPSSLNLAINLIPFAFLLGLLFILVKYVHQRSILSLTTARPKVDYGRVFFAFMMIATFTIVSFIISYNIDSSEIIYQFDFRKFSILFVVSIILFPFQIGLEEYLFRGYLMQHIGIIAKNKWFPLILTSVLFGIAHSANPEVANIGFWKMMIFYIGTGLLLGIMTLMDDGLELALGFHLGNNLLASLLVTADWTALQTDAIFKSTAEPSMSIIGEILIPVLVVYPIMLLILSKRYGWKNWQERLFGKVLEPPKEDYKIIGE; from the coding sequence ATGAATTATATACAACAAGCTTACAAAGGACAAAGAGAATTATGGATGTTTATCTTAACTACTATACTAGTAGCTGGTATTTTTATAGGTAATTTTATTGCCTACTTATATACAGATCCTGCAGATTTAGAGGCCGCTTACCAAATGATGAAAAGCATACCATCTAGCCTTAATTTAGCAATAAATCTTATTCCATTTGCATTTTTACTAGGCTTACTTTTTATTTTGGTAAAGTACGTTCATCAGCGCAGTATTTTATCGTTAACTACAGCACGACCTAAGGTAGATTATGGTAGGGTATTCTTTGCTTTTATGATGATTGCAACCTTTACAATTGTTTCATTTATTATAAGTTACAACATAGATTCATCCGAAATTATATATCAGTTCGATTTTAGAAAATTTTCAATTTTGTTTGTTGTAAGTATTATTCTATTTCCGTTTCAGATTGGATTAGAAGAGTATCTGTTTAGAGGGTATTTAATGCAGCATATTGGAATTATAGCCAAGAATAAGTGGTTTCCGTTAATTCTAACATCTGTTTTATTTGGTATTGCACATAGCGCTAATCCTGAGGTAGCTAATATTGGTTTCTGGAAAATGATGATATTCTACATCGGCACAGGTCTGCTTTTAGGCATTATGACCTTAATGGATGATGGTTTAGAACTCGCTCTAGGGTTTCACTTAGGTAACAACTTGTTGGCATCGCTTTTAGTTACGGCAGATTGGACAGCCTTACAGACAGACGCCATCTTTAAAAGTACTGCAGAACCATCGATGAGTATTATTGGCGAAATCTTAATACCAGTATTGGTTGTATATCCAATTATGTTATTAATTTTATCGAAACGATATGGTTGGAAAAACTGGCAAGAACGCCTGTTCGGAAAAGTTTTAGAGCCACCAAAGGAAGATTATAAAATTATTGGAGAATAA
- a CDS encoding o-succinylbenzoate synthase: MQATYHKYTLNFKRPSGTSRGVMTTKETWFIIVKSENKTGVGECGILRGLSVDDRPDYEEKLKWVCKNINLGLETLVSELVELPSIQFGIEMAFKSLESEAQFNLFPSQFTQGQDTIPINGLVWMGDEDFMRQQVKEKIEAGFNCIKLKIGAINFQTELDILKSIRKEFSISDIELRVDANGAFQPKEALEKLKRLSEYQLHSIEQPIKPKQYEDMAKLCEVTPLPIALDEELIGVFLEEKKLDILQTIKPQYIILKPSLIGGYSGSLQWIRNAEDLNIKWWITSALESNVGLNAIAQWTYTLNNTMPQGLGTGSLFTNNFASPLTVKNGTLQYDINKDWKFKLNE; encoded by the coding sequence ATGCAAGCAACATACCATAAGTATACGCTTAATTTTAAACGACCAAGTGGTACCTCTAGAGGTGTTATGACTACTAAGGAAACATGGTTTATTATTGTTAAAAGTGAAAACAAAACCGGAGTAGGTGAGTGTGGTATTTTAAGAGGACTTTCTGTTGATGATAGACCAGATTATGAAGAAAAATTGAAATGGGTATGTAAGAACATCAATTTGGGTTTAGAAACTTTGGTCAGTGAGCTTGTTGAACTTCCAAGTATTCAGTTTGGTATTGAGATGGCTTTTAAGTCTTTAGAAAGCGAAGCTCAATTCAATTTGTTTCCGTCGCAATTTACTCAAGGACAAGATACAATACCAATTAATGGCTTGGTTTGGATGGGAGACGAAGACTTTATGCGCCAACAAGTTAAAGAAAAAATTGAAGCTGGTTTTAATTGTATTAAACTAAAAATTGGTGCTATTAATTTTCAGACCGAGTTAGACATTTTAAAATCCATAAGAAAAGAGTTTTCAATTTCAGACATAGAATTGCGAGTCGATGCCAACGGAGCGTTTCAGCCAAAAGAGGCTTTAGAAAAGTTAAAACGTCTTTCAGAATATCAATTGCATTCTATAGAGCAACCCATAAAACCAAAGCAATACGAAGATATGGCAAAATTATGCGAAGTTACACCTTTGCCTATAGCTTTAGATGAAGAGTTGATTGGTGTTTTTTTAGAAGAAAAAAAACTAGATATACTTCAAACTATAAAGCCACAATATATTATTCTTAAACCAAGTTTAATTGGTGGTTACAGCGGAAGTTTACAATGGATTAGAAATGCAGAAGACTTAAATATAAAATGGTGGATTACAAGTGCATTAGAAAGTAATGTGGGATTAAATGCTATTGCACAATGGACCTATACATTAAATAACACCATGCCTCAAGGTCTTGGCACAGGAAGCTTATTTACTAACAATTTTGCTTCGCCATTAACGGTAAAAAATGGTACTTTGCAATACGATATTAATAAAGATTGGAAATTTAAATTAAACGAATGA
- a CDS encoding DUF2490 domain-containing protein codes for MEVFSQVEESKTGAWYMYFFSHQFKDSQWGFQGDFQYRDWQGLNDMEQLLLRSGVTFSPKDAGVKFTLGYGNVTTGEYGDSNNTFSENRIYQEALISQKLGGRFYLTHRFRYEQRFVEHQDFRTRYRYNIFLNIPIQGKELAPKIFYVAFYNELFINGQQDIGDGRSVELFDRNRTYLGLGYVLNPKIRFQLGWMNQKTDAWGKGQWQISMHHNL; via the coding sequence ATGGAAGTATTTTCTCAAGTTGAAGAATCTAAAACTGGTGCGTGGTATATGTATTTTTTTAGTCATCAGTTTAAAGATAGTCAATGGGGATTTCAAGGGGATTTTCAGTATAGAGATTGGCAAGGGTTAAACGATATGGAGCAGTTGTTACTGCGCTCTGGTGTAACTTTTTCTCCAAAAGATGCAGGTGTAAAATTTACATTAGGGTACGGAAATGTAACCACTGGTGAATATGGAGATAGTAATAATACATTCTCAGAAAACCGAATTTATCAAGAAGCACTAATTTCCCAAAAATTAGGAGGAAGATTTTACCTTACCCATAGATTTAGGTACGAGCAACGTTTTGTAGAGCATCAAGATTTTAGAACACGTTATCGTTATAATATATTTCTAAATATTCCAATACAAGGAAAAGAATTGGCTCCTAAAATTTTTTATGTAGCTTTTTACAATGAATTGTTCATTAATGGCCAACAAGATATTGGCGATGGTAGATCAGTAGAACTCTTTGACAGAAACCGAACTTATTTGGGCTTAGGGTATGTTTTAAATCCAAAAATTAGATTTCAGTTAGGTTGGATGAATCAAAAAACAGATGCTTGGGGAAAAGGACAATGGCAGATTAGTATGCATCACAACTTATAA
- a CDS encoding sterol desaturase family protein, translated as MPEFPNIIHFAIPVFVFSMLLELYVTTREKFSETKGYEPKDAFASIAMGLGNVFLGFASKGLVWLALFWVYNNLRLFTIPPTWWSFVLLFFADDLAYYWFHRISHQCRLFWASHVVHHSSQHYNLSTALRQTWSGGFYSFVFWLWLPLLGFHPAMILLQMSVSLLYQFWIHTEAISKMPRWFEAIFNTPSHHRVHHGSNPIYLDRNHAGILIIWDKLFGTFQPELEDEKVTYGLVTNIKTYNPVKIAFIEWWQLLKDIFTGHKSLKNRFNYLIKPPGWKHDGTGKLSNDLRQEWLNSKKK; from the coding sequence ATGCCAGAATTCCCTAACATTATTCACTTTGCAATACCTGTTTTTGTATTTTCTATGCTGCTAGAGTTATATGTAACAACAAGGGAAAAATTCAGTGAAACCAAAGGTTATGAACCCAAAGATGCCTTTGCTTCTATTGCAATGGGTTTAGGAAATGTGTTTTTAGGATTTGCTAGTAAAGGCTTGGTATGGCTAGCTTTATTTTGGGTATATAATAATTTAAGATTATTTACTATTCCGCCTACTTGGTGGTCTTTTGTTTTGTTGTTTTTCGCTGATGATTTAGCTTATTATTGGTTTCATAGAATTTCACACCAATGTCGTTTATTTTGGGCATCGCATGTGGTTCATCATTCTTCTCAACACTACAATTTAAGTACAGCTTTGAGGCAAACATGGTCAGGTGGGTTTTATAGTTTTGTTTTTTGGCTATGGTTACCACTTTTAGGGTTTCATCCTGCCATGATATTATTACAAATGTCCGTTAGTTTGTTGTATCAATTTTGGATTCATACTGAAGCCATTAGCAAAATGCCTCGTTGGTTTGAAGCTATATTTAACACCCCTTCGCATCACAGAGTTCATCATGGAAGTAACCCTATTTATCTAGACCGAAATCATGCTGGTATTCTGATTATCTGGGATAAACTCTTTGGAACTTTTCAACCCGAATTGGAGGATGAAAAAGTAACATACGGTTTGGTAACCAATATAAAAACTTACAATCCCGTAAAGATAGCCTTCATTGAATGGTGGCAATTGTTAAAAGACATATTTACCGGACATAAATCCTTAAAAAATCGTTTTAATTATCTTATAAAGCCACCTGGCTGGAAACATGATGGCACAGGAAAACTAAGTAATGATCTGAGGCAAGAATGGTTGAATTCTAAAAAGAAATAA
- a CDS encoding YceI family protein codes for MKRTIILLAFILACALNSCKNTSEPDNDNLLLANEEKPEVVEANLNENTEINLETSIVNWKGSMLFSFGNHYGTVKFKEGSVEFKNNEITSGNFVVDMNTIVNTDGEYSEDLINHLKNEDFFEVDNYPVSKLEFINFEKVEDNRFKIEANLTIKDITNVITLYNVEVLPNEKKIYTKFKIDRTDFGINYSSKGVAKIKDYAISDAIEFEVELFLNH; via the coding sequence ATGAAACGAACAATTATTCTATTAGCTTTTATCTTAGCATGTGCTTTAAACAGCTGTAAAAACACATCAGAGCCAGATAATGATAATTTACTTCTGGCAAATGAAGAGAAGCCAGAGGTTGTTGAAGCCAATCTAAATGAAAATACAGAAATTAATCTAGAAACCAGTATTGTAAACTGGAAAGGGTCAATGCTGTTTAGCTTTGGCAATCATTATGGAACGGTAAAATTTAAAGAAGGCTCTGTGGAATTTAAAAACAATGAAATTACAAGCGGAAATTTTGTAGTAGACATGAATACCATTGTAAACACAGATGGAGAATACAGTGAGGATTTAATAAACCACTTAAAAAATGAAGACTTTTTTGAAGTAGATAATTATCCTGTATCAAAATTAGAATTTATAAATTTTGAAAAAGTTGAAGACAATAGGTTTAAAATTGAAGCCAATCTCACTATTAAAGATATTACCAATGTTATAACATTATACAATGTTGAGGTTTTACCTAATGAAAAAAAGATTTATACCAAATTTAAAATTGACAGAACTGATTTTGGTATAAACTACAGCTCAAAAGGAGTTGCAAAAATTAAGGATTATGCTATTTCAGACGCCATAGAATTTGAAGTAGAGTTATTTTTAAACCACTAA